Below is a window of Colletes latitarsis isolate SP2378_abdomen chromosome 5, iyColLati1, whole genome shotgun sequence DNA.
CTTGGGATCCCAATTGTTGTAACTAAAACAGacgttaataatattaataagtattttatttcttcttattACCAATTGTCTTATATTGTTTAATTACGACATggcaatttaaatttaattctaaataaatttatttattcctaAGAAATTGTactattttatacaaaatataatttaacaaaCATATCAAAACGTAATTTCTTCGATCGTTAAGTACACGATTAGTAAAATAAGAATGTTCGCGGGTTCAGATCGCGGGAATAAACGTTTTCATTCGCGTTGTACCTACGTCGACAAAGTGTTTGAATTGCTAGTGCAATCATAACACATGTAAATGACATTTCCAGATATCGGGGTGAGTACGTTATTATTGGTGATATTGATCGCTTTACACACAGTTGTTCAATTTATAGGGCGTGCCATTCAATTACCGTCTGCGGGAAGAAAACGGAAATATATCTTTTACTTTAAATTGGTTATGATGCCAATAATATTTGTCTCGTATACGGGACAAATATTTAGTTTTGTATATTCccgattttgaatatttttatataagttTATACTTTATACACAATTTTGTATATTTAGTTTTGTATATATACAAAACGACAATCAAGTACAAAAATTTGTAAGAATAAATGATCGATCGCGAATAACAAATAGAACATTTATCATTCTTTTCATTTGTCGAAGTTCTTTGAATTCcttgttttcgaattttttttttttaaataaataaaatattcttcatGCGGTTTAAGTTGCATGAAGCTCATAAAATGCAATCgaattacaaaattataaatgGGTGTACGTTATAGCAGATTCGAAGAAGTTAAGTAACGATAGCCATAGATCTTCTTCGCGTTGAACAGAAATTCCACTATTTTTTAAACACGGGGAATTTTAGAAAATCCTTCCAGCATCTTCGCAACGTGGTCCCTTGCGTCAGTCGAAAAGTTTGGGGAACTTTGTATCTTTCTAGTGAAAGGTGACGCCGTGGGGCGCCGCTGTATAAAAACCGTCGAATCTTTCGTTAAAGACACATTCCGCTCCAACATCTCACAGCTCGTGCACCATGAAGGCCTTCGTAGTAAGTAGGACtataatttgaatttgaaaTAATTCACAGAGACAAGTATTCGTAAACTCCGTAGCAAGAGTTATTATTCAACTTTATTTAAATACTGTTACTCAACATCGTACGtgcgttaataatttttacaattgttTAGAATTCATGAATAATCGATTGAAAttacaatagactgcttcagtcaaGTATTCTAACTAAATCGCGTTCATCCATTACTATTAATCGTGTGtttcctttgcaggtttctttaTTTTTGGTCTCGATGATCGCCGCCGATGCGACCGCATCGGTAAAGAAACTCGAGAAGCGTGGACTTCTCGGAAGTCAAGGCGTCGGGTCTGCTGCAAGCTATCTTCCACCTACGACTTCGTACGCCTCGAGACAGGTCTCAGTTTCTCCAGCTGCAAGTTACGGTGTCCCAGCATCAACGTACGGCGTACCAGCAGCAACATACGGCGTCCCAGCTGCATCTTACAGCCTCCCAGCACAATCCTATAGCGTCCCAACTCCATCTTATGGTGTCCCAGCACCCACTTATGCTCTCCCAGCAGCAGCTCCTTCCTACACCGCCGCTGTTCCCGTCTCAACCTACAGCGCCCCTGTACCCGTCAACACTTACAGCGCCCCTGTTGCTGTTCCATCTTATAGCGCTCCGCTCTCAGCGCCAGTGGCGTCTTACAGCAGCCCGGTGTTGAGTTCGTCTTATGGTGCTCCCGTTTCGAGCTACGCGGGTGCTTACAGCCAACCGTTGGTAGCATCGACCTACGGAGTTCCTCAACAGTACTCAGCGCCTGTTCTTGGTGCAGTCTCTTCCGGAGTTCAGACGGTGTCCCAAAGCGTAGCACAACCAGTTTCTGTTGGTTACGCTAGCGGTGTTTCCCTGGGGTCCGCAGGCGTACAGAGCGGTTATGGCGTGCCAAGCTCCGTCGTTGAAACTGTTCCATCCGTTGGTCTTTCCAGCTACTCAAGCGGGGCTTATGGAGTTCCTTCGAGCCTCGTCAACAACAATGGACTCTCTGTTGGACTTTCCCTGAGCGGTCAGAGTTTGTCCAGCGGATCTTACGGAGCTCCTGCCGCGTACAGCCAAGGTGCCAGATACGCTACCGGTTACTCGGTGGGATCAGCATCTCTGCCATCTGCATCCTATGGCCTCCCGAGTTCCAACGTCCCAGTGGAACAAGACGATGGATACTCGTATCCAGTCCCGTCGAAGAAATTGGTCATTTAATTTCGAATCTATTAACGGAACGCGAGGAAGAGTcatgaatataaaaattataccgTCCTCCTCCGAAGTCTTTGCATATTTCGTCCCAAAGTTGTGACATCTACCTCGTCCTCGTTTCGAAACGACGTATGTGAAAGAGTTGAAAAAATTCTTGGTCTGACATTATTGCACGAAATAGCGATCTATATGTATCACTGGATCTTATACACTCTGAAATATCACCTTTATgttggaattaaaaaattaccaaaGTTTTAATCATCATGATTATCCTTTCTTCGGACCTTTAACTCTACTATGTCTTACTGTAAGTTCGAATTATTAAATGGAGTAAATTCACTCTGTAATATTTGTGCTTTTATCAATGCATATTCTTTTTCTCTTTGTTACTTTTTTGCAGATATTTTATAGCGATCTATACGTATCACTGGATCTTATACACTCTGAAATGTCACCTTCATGttggaattaaaaaattgccaAAGTTTTAATCATCGTGATTATCCTTTCTTCGGACCTTTAACTCTACTATGTCTTACTGTAAGTTCGAATTATTAAATGGAGTAAATACACTCTGTAATATTTGTGTTTTTATTAACGCATATTCTTTTTCTCTTCGTTGCTTTTTTGCAGGTATTTTATCTGCAACACGGAGAGCAGTTTTCGTTGTTTGAATTTCTGCTCTATCAGCGTGCCGAGTTTCATAAAATCAAAGATTGATAATTGGCCAACGTCCTCGTAAGCAGCTTACAAGGTACTTAAGATACGACGTTATACTTTATTTCAAGTCGCCTAAAGTTGTCCGTGTGTATTGCTCGTAGCCGGGCTTCGTTTCCACCTAGAAATCCGAGGGTTGTGTACTTTTTTCCGTTAGCTGCCGCCATCTTCGTAATGGTATCTGCAGTCGTAGAAAACGTACGTGGCACGCTCGCGCTTCATGATCCGCAGTGAGGTTACCCTCTACCATCCTTACGCGTGCACGCACACAGCTACGTCGTTTCTGCGCTCACGAAACCCCCAGTCAAAAGCTACACGCGCGCAAATACGCTCGTCCGTGTGCACTTCTGTCTGCTTTTTGCCGGAAAACTGGCAGTCACGCACTATTTTACGACTTTCGCCGGGCCTCTGAATTAATCCAAGCTTTTCCGGCTACGAGGACGACCCTTTATGCACTCCTCCCAGAAATGAAGTACGTTCCTTGTTCGTAGCCCTGGGGTTACGGTGTCGTTAAGCTGCCGTCCTTGATATCACTTCGTACCCCAGCGAAAAGAGCTTTCCGTGAGTTTCAAACGAAGAAACTGCAAGATTAGACGAAGCAACAGGAAGTTTGCTCGCACGACGACGGAAACGAGAGAATGAAAAATTATCTGCTCTGCTCCGATACCTCTGCGACAGCCTCTCTTTTCCTTCGAACCATGCAAAAAGCTGCTATCTAATCTCCTAAATGTCGCGGTTTGACAGGTACGTTCGTATTCTTTGTCTGTGTTAATTTAATCACGCATTTcctgtttgaaatatttttttaataaattaaaaaatcgttgcAAAGCTAATACTATGAAACCTCAAAATACTTATGGTCCATCTTTTTTCGACCAGCACAAAAAGCTGTAATCTAATTTGTCACGATTTGACAGGTACGTTCATATTCTTTCTCTGTATTAATTTAAACAGGCATTTCCACCATAAAGAAACACTGGTTTaatgaattaaaaaatcgttGCAAAACTAATACTATGAAACATGAAAATGCTAATGGTTCATCCTTTTCCGAACAGCACAAGAAGCTGCAATCTGGTCTGAGTGTCATGGTTTGCCAGGTACGTTTATATTCTTTTTCTGTGTTAATTTAAACAAGCATTTCCTCCGCAAAGGAATActgttttaataaattaaaaaatcctgCAAAACTAATATTGTAAAACATGAAAATACCAATGGTCCACCCTAGTAAAGAAAAATAATGATCTCCGAGTAAACGTGTCAGTACCTCGATAATTTAATAACGTCTAAGCTCAATTTACGTTTCTTCCTAAACTTTTCAATCTTCCTGCCGCGTTATTGCAACAATGTACGCCAATGGATTTCTCGAGAAGTTTCCCCGAGTTAATGCATCTCAGTCAAGTGTCACTGGTAATTACTTTATAACAGTAATTGAAAGTTGTTAACTTTTCCACTTTCCGGTTTCACGCAGCCGTTGGAACGCACGATACATCGCGTAAACAAAAAAGAAGACTGCAGATGTAATTTATCAACTTATTGCACAATAGAATGAACTTTAATACACGCGTTACGCCGCGACCCGAGTGAACCGGCATTCTGTCATGTTCATCTCGTGCAACCAGACGTGAGTAGATTAAAGATGAT
It encodes the following:
- the LOC143342027 gene encoding uncharacterized protein LOC143342027, whose amino-acid sequence is MKAFVVSLFLVSMIAADATASVKKLEKRGLLGSQGVGSAASYLPPTTSYASRQVSVSPAASYGVPASTYGVPAATYGVPAASYSLPAQSYSVPTPSYGVPAPTYALPAAAPSYTAAVPVSTYSAPVPVNTYSAPVAVPSYSAPLSAPVASYSSPVLSSSYGAPVSSYAGAYSQPLVASTYGVPQQYSAPVLGAVSSGVQTVSQSVAQPVSVGYASGVSLGSAGVQSGYGVPSSVVETVPSVGLSSYSSGAYGVPSSLVNNNGLSVGLSLSGQSLSSGSYGAPAAYSQGARYATGYSVGSASLPSASYGLPSSNVPVEQDDGYSYPVPSKKLVI